Part of the Vulpes vulpes isolate BD-2025 chromosome 13, VulVul3, whole genome shotgun sequence genome, TGGGATTTGAACTTGTAGGTGTTGATTTCTAGGCCTATTCACGGTGCCAGAGGTCACAGTGTCCTAATGGGTCTCAGtcatagctttttcttttttgctcatgTTTGAAATGTGTTCTGGGAATCAGTGTCCTGTTAAATCCCTCTTTGATGCATGTCCCATTTATTAGTATTGATTTCAATACAATGGACAGTAAATCTATCTGActacacaaaggaaataaaatagtagGGTGTAGGTTCAAAGCTTAAGATTTCCAGTTATAGAACTTTATTCATATAACCTCATAATATGAAacattagtttaaaattttttcaaacctAAGAGGAAAATATGAATGTGTTGTATCATCCGTTTTGATTACTTGAACCCTCAGGAGAGTGTGGCAGCAACATTGTTCTACTAAAAACTGGTTGATTATTGTAGATCTGGAAAAGGGTAGCTTCGCAGTGGGTGCATACCTTAGAGAATACTTGGGAATCGCAGGTTTCTGCTGACAAAGTTTATAGGACTGTAAATTTAAATGTAGAGTTTTTGTAGGCAGCATGCATTGACAAATATGCCTAATGGTAATACATCTAGTACTGAGAGTCTCGGAACAGGTCAATAATAATGTGTATATTGATAGCAGCAATGTAGGAGATGTTACTTGGTATTATAGCTAAAAATCCATGTTATCCCCTTAATCATAATTACATTAATATTGACAGGCCCTTGACAATACTCACATTATTATTGATAGATTTCTGTCAAtaacatgttttaaataaaatatattcattcataattTGTACTATACTCAGTAAAAGCTCAAGtatattctgaaatttttcatTCCATAGTGAGATACAattgtttatttggttttggaaTGCAATATAGATGACAAAATTTTATTTGGGTGAATGGAAAGGATGGGTTATTTAAGGATAGATTTATATATCGCTGCTCTTAGTAAATGAACTTCAGTAGTTTTtttctgcaaaagaaaagcagtatGACATGTCTAGTGATAAAATGTCAGCAGGAGacctttttaatagttttttgtgCTAGATCATTTTgtcttaaacatatttatatgacAAGTTAATCACACTAACCCTATAGATGCTCTAATTTGCCTTGAGCATCTTTCTCCCATATCCTTAACATAGTAAAATCCTTTACTAAACATATATTGTGTAGTGCCaattatacttttaattaattatttttataagtctCTTTGCAGGACCAtaaatgtccccccccccccccccccggggttgGCTATTTAGAATCTTAAATTAGTACAGTTTAGGAAGTGGGGATTGAGGATGGAAAGGGTTCTAGAATTGTGTATTAAAAGAATGAGGTTTCATGGCAGAATAGGAAAAGGTATTGCCTGTTtttgacattctggaaaaatcaATTTGAATTAAATCTTATGGTGTTCGTTTCAATCCTGAACAATCtcagctttaaagaaaaagatttgtttgtatttttttttaactattcaaCTTGGAGCCTTCTTTTGTGAAACTAGGTACTAATCTTTAAGAACCAATAATTTGGGGATCATTAAACCTTACTTAAACTAAATTCCTGAAAGTAAATAGAAATAGACTGGCTAATAGTTGGATGTGGATGACAGTCACTGTAACAGAATCAGGAAAGTACTGGTTTACAAAAAAAGCATTGGGGATCTTTTATTCAAAAATGTGAAGGTGCCATAATCTTTTTGATTTTGATTAGTTCTTAATGAAGTGGGTCATTACTTTAACGTTTTTAGGAAGTTCTTATTAGCACCTTCGATAAGGGGTCTTGCATTGTTGCAGGAAACCCCTAACTGGTCTCTGGGAGCTGCAGCCttccttttcttcagttttaattGAACTCTGCTATctaattaatcttttaaaactatatatcATTATGTCTCTTCTCTACAGTGATTATTTGTGCCTATGAAATCATTGTGGTTTCCCTAAAGTGGGCTTTTTGCAGTGGGTTAACTCTTCAGCCAGTCTCTCCTGGGGGCCTGTTTTGCTCAGACGTTACAGATGACTTGAGTCTTTGCTTCCTGGTAACAAACACAGCCACATTGATGGGGATTAAATCACTGAGGAGGCAGCTTCTGTTGGAACCCATCAATATCTCCCAGATAAACCATGGCCAGGTTTCATGGTTTGCACATATCTGGGATTTGCACAACCTGTTCTTGtgtcttaaatacattttttttttcttttctgcctgggAAGATTCATTCTTTGCTTAAAGGATCAATGGCTAGTCCTGATTACAGTAACATCCTATTTCTAAAAAATGCTTGAATAAAAGGAAGTAAACTGAGTTAAATTTTTGGATTGAATCCTTGATACCTAGGAGATTGCCTGGCAtttagtaagtgctcaaaaaatactGGTTAAATTGAGGGGCGCCTTTTAGCAAAGTGgattgagcatatgcctttggctcaggtcacagttctggagtcccaggatcaagccccctgtgttaggctccttgctcagtgggaagtctgcttgtttctctccctctactcctcctgccactcatgtgctttctctctctctctctctctctctctctctctctcaaccactcttcctcaaataagtaaataaaatcttttttaaaaaatggttaaggtgAACCATTTGTAAGAGCATTAGGATTCACTAAAACCTATACCTTACATTATATGGAGATTAACTTTATGTGACTTAAAAGTATTTATGACATTTTTCTGTGCTTCATACCTATTATGGGCAAATATCACACAGCAGTGGAAGGAAAAGGATTCCATAATCAGGATGATTGAACTTCTAGTTATTTCTATCTTACCAGTTTCTTCTACTCCTGGGCTCTGCCCTTCTCTAAAACCAATATCTTAGAATAAATGTGTCTgcccaaaagagaaaaaaagaaaggaagaggaactgAGTGTCACATGTTAGTGATGAACCAAAGTTTGGTGCCCGTCTGGACTGCCTGTACCATGCCTTTCAGCAAAGCACCCTAGAGTCAGATATTATCAGTGTGCATTCCTTAAGTTTGCTTCAAGATAATAGGCATTACCATATTGATGAGGGTTAAATAACCAAGGAAGCAGGTCATACTGGAACCCATTCCCTAAGAATTCCCCCTCCATAATCTCCTTTCAGATAAGATATAGGAGTGTGATGAGTTTCACTGAACCAtatctctgccccttcccacctaaTCTTCCTAACAAGCACACATATTTGTGACATCATGTTCACTATTTAATTGCCACAattatgttttgattttgtaGTCCGatttcctgcaaaaaaaaaaaaaaaagaagaagaagaaattctttCACCACAGATTAAGGCATTAATATGAGtaataatgaaaatttcagtcttttgaaataaattcgCCAGAATCAACTCAGAGTCTTTTTCTGCTTATGCCCATCCCTAGCCAAAGTAGCAGTAATATGGCAATAATACTTATCAGTTTCcaaaccactttctttttttttttttaagattttatttatttattcatgagagacacagagacagagagaggcagagacacaggcagagggagaagcaggctccatgcaaggaacctgatgggggactcaatcctgggactccaggacctccccctgggccgaaggcaggcattaaaccgctgagccatccagggatccccacactttCATAATGTTATTTGGTTTAACCTCAACAACTTTGTGAGTGTGGTAGCTGTTATTTCCAACTTTATGTGTGTGGTAGTTGTTATGTCCAGCTTTATGAAGAATCCAAGGGTGGAGGCACCTAAATGGCACTgttaggcatcagactcttggtttcagctcagattatgatctcaggatcttgagctCAAGCTCTGCATCGGGCCTCGTGTTGGGCGCTCTGCACAGCGtagaggctgcttgagattctccctctgcccctgccactcgtgttctcttattctctctttccctaaaattaaaaaaaaaaaaaagtttttggtttaaaaagaaTCTGAGGATAATGATTTTTTCTAAGATCAAGTACTAAGTAAGTGACAAAGCTGGAACTTGAGCTCAGgtctgattgatttttaattctgctttttttctacTCTGTCACAGTTGACCTAAATAGGAATGTAGAGCATAGGAAGAATATTCCACTTTAGCTATAATGTGTAATGGACAGTGTCTGTTTTATGTTTAcaactttaaaaagttacaaaaatgactaaaatgttggaaaataaaacctaaaacaaaaaaaaatagagaaattattcatctggaaaaagcaaaatctgAAGAACAGTTTAATGATAGTCTTTTGGTCCATTAAAGATTCTTACGTAGGAAGGAGATCGAGCCCAGCTGTTCTTAATCTACactgaggccaggcctggggagaaaaaaaaaaaaaaggaaagaaaagaaatgttaaactGTAACAGAAGGGATAAGAAAGAATTTTTTGATAATAAGGATTGTTAAATATTGGATTGGTTAGAGAGTGTGTTAAGTCTCCTTTTCTGGCAGCCATTAAAAATTCCTATCTTTGCTAAATGTTAAGTATGATTCCTCCAGAAATGAGGTATTTGAAATGTATGATTCTTTGAGAAACCACTTCCTCTGACCAGTTTTTCACTAAATATAAGTAAGGAACCTGAGGAAGAGAAGGATTCCCTCACCAGCCAGTTCATCCAGGTGTTCTCATACAATATTCAGTCAGTATACCAATTAACTACCAAACTACTCATTCCATTGCACAtaaattcagcaaacatttattgggcgATTACTATGAGCCCATCGTTGTGGTATATCTTGTAATTAATAACATGCCCATCAGCCACAATGCAGAACTGATTACTACTCTGGTATTTAAAGATACATGAATTGGCATAACTGGTTCTCTGGTATTTAAAGATATATGAATTGGCATAACTGGTTCTCTGACACAAGCCATATATTTCATCTGATACTCAACTGAAAAAAATAGCAATCTACCCAGTGCAATTCTGGGGAtgtgagagaggggagagaagcaaACTGGCAATGTTGGACCTCTATCTGTGTCCAGTATGCATGGTCAGAACCATTCAAGGGTAGTTTGAAGTAAAAGAGCTTCCTTTATTTTGCTGACTACAGAATATGAAGTCTGGGGAAGGCACACAGTTGTAGACACTCTTACACTAGAAGAATCATGTATGCTATAGTCCCACATACCATGAATGATTGTAGAATTTTGCATGAGGAAAACTGAGCTAGAAATGAGCATCTGTAAGTGGCAGCTGCTTTGAGAAATAAGTGTAAGATAAGGCTCTTAATGAGTTTACAGATAAGCTAGGGAAAGATGTAATGACATGACTAAAATCCCAGGATGATTGGTTGAGGGCTCAACTGAGTGGCACGGACAGTTGCTGTCAGAGTAAAAATAGGAGTTGTAGATGGTTATGAAGGTTTCACAGAGAATGTTGAAATAGAGTAGGAATGTGATGGGCAGAGTGTTGTGGGCAGTGGGAAGAGTTGGCAGGGAAAGTAAAGTGTTTTAGGTACATGAGAAGAGGCACAGAGTCAGGACTGAGGGATGGCACAGAATTAAAGACTCTCCTGGATACTAGTGGCTTACCCACTtgcagagatggagacagaattGGGCCAGGTTGTGTTAGAGAAGTTTTTACTTTATCCCTGAGGTAATAATGAGGTAATCTGAAAGAGATGATTTGGTAAGAGTAGGCAAATAATTTTGCAGATTTTGATTTgcttctgcatttaaaaaaaaaaaagttctacttGTTTTCCTCAATTACATAACTCATAAGATAGAGAAAATTTGTAAGCTGcagaaaaaagtgagaaaaatatttttatttattaatgaatttttgCGTggatttcagaattctttttttgttgagaGAGTTTCAAAATGGTATATATTGTCCTTAAGAACCTGCAACACCTTATACCTCTGTTTCTACCCTAGTTGTCCGTTTACTTGCCTGCTTCCCTTGCTAGACCTTGTTTAAGGTCCATAAGTGAGAACCAGGATGTTTTGTTTATCTCTGCAtcccaggctcccagcatggcTAGGATGTATTGATGTCCATAGAGTTTGTGGAATTTATGAGTGGTCTTTAAGCTCACAgggtctacttttttttttaacaattttatttatttatttgagagagagctagagcatgagcagggaggggagagggagaagcaggctcccgctgagcagggagccccacttgggctcagtcccatgaccccaggatcatgacccaagccaaagacagatgcttaactgactgagccacccaggcgccctgcatcAGGTCTACttaagggaagaaagggagagtcAGTGCAAGATTTCTAATAGGCACTGTGGAAATAGATAGGGAGGAGAACTAAACAGAAATGAGTGGGAGAGCTGGCAGGCAGCACAGAGCTGTATGGATGGATGTAGATGTGCCAGAAAAATTATGAAGTTTGCCTTGAAGTGGACTAGCCCAGTCATTCTCAACATCACCAGgaaacttgctagaaatgcaaagtCTTGGCTCCCATTCCAGGCTTACTAATTCAGAAACCCTGGAACTCAGACACTGCAGTCTAAGAAATCCAAGTGATCATGATAAATGCTCAAGTTTTCTGAGAAAGACTCTACAACGCCGACACGAAGACTGCAGCATAGAAAGACTGAAAGCCCAAAGATGTGCTTGATGCCAGTGAACAAAACCAATGAGGGGCTGTGCTGGCTGGAGCAGGAAAATTATGACAGGAAGGTGATGTTGTTACAAAGAAAGCTGACTGTGTTGTAAGTGGACAGGACCTACAGCTCTTGCTTAGTTCACTGCCTTCCTGACCTTAGCATTTAAGTAGATTAAGTCGATTTAAAGATTAGTCCTATAAGAGGGACCCCACCCTCAAAATCTCCACACAGCTGCCTACTGAGCTCTAGCTATCTCATAGGAGCCTCAGATCTCTAACACCACTGTGGTTATTACCTCTCCCTTCAAACCTGTATCCCTGCATGTGTTTCCTATTTCAGAGAATTGGACTACCATCCACTCAATTACTCAAGTCAGTTAATCTTGGCTTATTTCTTATTAAATTGTGTCACTTCTACCTCATAGCTTTAAAGATACCTATTTTTCTCCATCCCTACTGATACCCTTATAATTTAGACCATTGGGACTTTCTCATTGATTACTTTCCATAATCACGTAACAGTCATCATAACTGGCCTCTCTGCCTCGAATCTTTTCTTGAATCCATTCTGTGAATGTGGCCAGAACAAGCTGtctaaaatgcaaatttgatTAGTTCTTTTCTTAAACTGTCCAGTGGTTTCCCATTAACATCTTGATAAAGTACAGCCTCCTCAACTTGTCCTTTACTGTTGGtctcctgccttcctttccaGCCTTTTGTCCTTACGCCTGCAGTTCCTTGttgcctgctctccctctgcctggcataGCATTCTTACCTTACTTTACCAGGCTAACACTGCTAATCTTTTGGGTAGCTGCTTAGATATTACCTCTCTGTGAAGGCTTCTCTGACCTTCTGAGATCTAGTATCAAAAATAATGCCCTGAATTCCCCCTTGCATATCACTCATTACACCTTATTCTAATTGCCTGTTTATTTTATATAGCACATTcttacccacccccacctcactaTATTGCGGTCTCCACAAAGGGATGAGATTGTGTCAGTTTTACTCCTACATCATTAACTGGTAAACAGTAGATGTACAGCAAACATGTTGAAATAGGTAATAATCTACAGTCCGGCAgtaatttgagataattttaaaagctactgggtagaaatttgtattttctatctttccccttcccctgacTTTATTGTGTTCATCTGGTCTGTGTAGCATGCATTATGCGTACTGGGCACTGTGCTGGTTGTTGCTAAGTTCCAACTGTGACAAGACTCAATCTTTGCAGCAGGATTTATCCTCTAGTGGaagaaatagactttaaaaaatagcatgtgTATAGTACACAAAAGGCCAAGAAAGTGGGAGAATGGAGTGCTAAGAGAACAACGAGAAGAACCCAGTTTGGAAAGTCAGGAGGAAGTGATAACTAAACCACTACTTAAAAATTTGgtacttaaaaaccaaaaacagagtTTTTCAAGTAAAGAACAGGAGTGTACTGCTCCAGATGGAGGGAACAGACCATAAACGTTCACTAGGATAAAAGAGAAGGGGGCACCTTATGACCAACAGATTAAGAAGGAAACCAAGCTGGGGTAGTTTGGGAGGCTCGTGTGTTTGAAAGGACTGCAATGTGGAAAATGCACTGGAGAAGGCAAAAGGCACCATAGACTAATTAGTTGTAATGCAATGGAGAGATTAAGAGCAGATAGAATTTAGGGAAAAACTTGCAGAGGATAGAGTAGTGAATGGATTAGAAAAATTTGGGGGGCAAAGAGCAGAACCTTGGGGATTGATGAGATTTGTAGCAGGAAGAAAGGGTACTCGGTCCTAAacgtcctttttcttttcctgtggctCCTGGCTACGAGGCCAGGATTTCACAGAACTTGCCACAAAAATCCCCCCTGCAATAGCTCTAAGCTGTGAAATTTTGAGGGAGCtgcaggaaggggaaaaagatgTGATCACCCTAAAAGGCTGATGACCTGTATGGAAGAGACGCATTCCTGTCAAATACCTAGACTGAGAGGAAAGCAGCAGTAAAAATCTATTATTCAATAGGTACTTTTTTACCTATATGGGAACTTGTTAAGCTTGTAGTCTTCTGCTACCAAGTCATGTAGGATCCATGGGTAATTTAAAAACATCCCTCTGCAAAACCTCTTTAATTGTCAAAGACATTCCCAGTTTCAAGAGGTACAACTTTATTTTAGGATGTACCTTTCAGTTCTTTAATGTCCAACAAATTATGTTTAATATCTTTTTAGTAAAAATCATAAATAGAATATGAAAGGACTCAAGGTCATTTTATCTCTGGCCCTCAGTTttgtaagtgaaaaaaacaaagcagagactagatgaagtgacttgtccaggaACTTAAGTGGGACACCTGCCTCCCTCTATAACTTGGTGTTCTATTAGTGCACTGGGTCTTTTGAAGGCCCAGAGATCCTGCATGACCAAGATCAAGCTCCATGTAGTCAGGGCCTATTTTAGAGACTAAGTTTAAACAGATTTCTTGTCATAGTTTGAATTTGCcagttttttaataataagtaaaatattttaactggtCTGTACACTCCTTGATGACAGCAGCCACTGAGCGTTTTAATCACCATGGCTTGTACATAATAGGCATTTAATAAGTGTGTTTTGAATGAGTCAGTCATACCTAGCTAACCACTaatcagatttttctattttattttaaaagatttttgtccCCTTACCACCTTTATGATGATTCCTAAGATATTTATGAAagtctttgcatatattttatatcatagtTTTATTAGAAAACTGTATGTGTATCTTCTCAATATCTTAACAGCATTTCTACATTCATGTTGCTTTGTGCTAGTATTTCTTTTCTGCAATAGTATGATAGCATAGTAaacactatttaatttttttctcctaacttTATGGATATAAAACCTATTTCagaaagattaaatgacttgttaaaatatatatatacctttggAGTCCGTAGAACTGCTGGCAATTAACCTGAGGTCTTGACTTACCATCCGCTGGAATGTTCCATAGAGTTCACTGTATTTATTAAGTTCATGTGTTTCTCCATTAGTCATACTATTATTTAGCTTCATTCCTGTTAGCATCCGGATTTTATGATCTCCCTGCTAAAATGACCAAGGAGGATTACTTGGAGATAATTTGTGGGAAGAGGGTACAACTTGCTACAACCTGTTATTCCTTTGATGAGGAgggcctaaataaataaataaataaataaataaataaataaataaataaataaataaataacaaaggaaagaaaggagggagggagaagagagaggagaaggaaaaggttCCATGTAGGAGGTGATTGTTCGATGCTATTTGACACCTCCTGCCCGCTCTGTCTTCTTTGTGCCCTGGTCAGTTGCGTATCACAGTTTCAGACCCATAAGTTGAGAAGATGGTACAAGCTTACAGATGTTTGATGTTCCCTAATTGTACTTTATCCCCAGAGACCTTCAGAGAAGACATGGCTTCCAGAGAAGAGAACACAAAGAGGACAGACAGAGTGCTAAGAATAAGTCAGTTGGATGCTCTTGAACTCAACAAGGCCCTGGAGCAGCTGGTTTGGGCCCAGTTTACTCAGTGCTTTCACGGGTTTAAGCCAGGACTGTTAGCGCACTTTGAACCAGAGGTGAAAGCGCTCCTGTGGCTTTTCTTGTGGCGATTCACCATCTACTCTAAAAATGCCACCGTGGGACAGTCCGTTTTGAATATCCAGTACAAAAACGATTTTTCCCCGAAGCTGAGGTACCAGCCACCGAGTAAGAATCAGAAGCTGTGGTATGCTGTGTGTACGATTGGCGGGACGTGGCTAGAAGAGCGCTGCTACGACCTATTTCGAAACCGTCACTTGGCGTCGTTTGGGAAAGCCAGGCAGTGTGTGAACATCATGGTTGGACTTCTGAAATTAGGCGGGCTgattaatttcctgattttcctTCAGAGGGGCAAGTTTGCAACTTTGACAGAACGTCTCCTAGGCATTCGTTCTGTATTTTGCAAGCCCCAAAACGTACGTGAGGTTGGCTTTGAGTATATGAATAGGGAACTTCTCTGGCATGGTTTTGCAgagtttctgatttttctcctacCGCTTATCAATATCCAGAAGTTGAAAGCTAAGTTATCTTCATGGTGTATTCCTCTTACCGGTGCTCCTACCAGTGACAATACACTAGCCACAAGCGGCAAACAGTGTTCTCTGTGTGGAGAGTGGCCCACCATGCCTCACACCATAGGATGTGAGCATATCTTCTGCTACTACTGTGTTAAGAGTAGTTTCTTATTCGACATGTACTTTACTTGCCCTAAGTGTGGCACAGAGGTACAGAGTCTGCAGCCACTGAAATCAGGAATCGAGATGTCAGAAGTGAATGCTCTTTAGAAACTAAGATTGTTTCCTCTGAGGAAAACTGCATTATGTTCAAATCCTTAATACTAATCATCCTGAGCGTACTGTTCAGGTATCTTTTATGAGGGGATGTGCTGCTCAGCCACCGTCTTCTGTTCCTTTCCAAATATGACTAAACTCTAATCATTAGGAAGCACGTGATTCTGAATCTAGTATGTAAAcaatgtgttatttttctttaaatcattgCATTCAATTTTTAATGTTGAGACTAATGGACAGTTGTTATTGGACTACCAAAAATGACCTTTCATTTTGCTACTTCCTAGAAAGAGGTTAGATTCCAAAGCAATTTTGGAGACCCTGGGATGAATGTGTATTTAATTGCAGAGATGGCATTATAGCATCATAATCTGACAATGATAAGACCCTCTTATTTTGAGCCTTAACATCTAGCTCACCCATTGTAATTTTAAGCTTTTCCCTAAAACCTGTTTTCGAGGGGTTCGGTTGGCTTTGTCCTCGGGCAACATGATGGCCACCAAAAGCTCCACACTGACATTCCACCAGCTTCCTGGTCCTGCTGGAATGAGAGCTTCTTACATAATAGCTCCAGCGAAGTCCAGGAGCTCACTGTCATTGGTCTGCTTGCGATTACGCATTTGTGAACCAGGACAGAAAACTTCTACTCTGATTACTAGCTGTGTACCATGTGGACCCATAGTAGGAGAGCAGACAGTTCACCACAGGAAACCCGGGTGCCATTATAATAGCGGGTGTTTGGCAGCTCAAAACAATAGATCCTTACTAGACTCTACATCTGCCTTTTTTATATCAAAAGTCCATATGCAGTCTTTAATTTTACCCATGATCTGGGGTGATAAGGACATAGGTAACTGAATGGTTGACTTAGATTGCAGatttaaaaggattaaataaataaacattgtgTTATGACAACAGTTTTTTTGTAGTGTTATTTTGACAAAGTGCATTCTGAGTAAATGCCCATATTATAATTTTAACGTGAAAATAGTACTTTACGTATATGCCATCTAATAGAGATGTCAACATTATGAGGGTTTTCAGTTTTTCCACAGACACTAATGACACTTAgtacaatattatatttttaattttttcaatttttctttaacacCTACTCCCTCGCTAAGTGATTACCTGCGGGTCAGGAAGTACGACTGTTCCACGCATCACTGGATAACCAGaacctgcctttctctgtgccagTGTACCAATAGAGACATTTTGTTAGTTGAACAGCTAAACCTGATACGAGAGAttgggttctttaaaaaaaaaaaaattatttattcatgagagacacacagaggcagagacatagaaggagaagctggccactgcagggaacctgatgcaggactcgatcctaagacttggggatcatgacctgaggcgaaggccattgctaaaccactgagccacccaggtgccccagaaattgggttctacaaaaataaatgttgcaAGGGACTTGAAGCACTTTGGCATGGATTGGGGCAGAGTGGTCAGCCATTTTTACCCACACCTCTCAGTTACTGGCCACGAGCTGCCCTGGGAAGGACGTGACCTGAAACATGATGGCTCCGCAGCCGACGCAGACCCCAGAGGAGCTGACTACCACAGGCAGCCTGCTGACCCCACTCCCCCAGCTGAGCAACACATCCATCCCTGGAGAAGCTTGGTTACCAGCCTAGTGTTAACCACATCTAATACTGCGTCtccattggttttttttttttttttcatggttttccatttttgtttttctttgcttgtaaGCATTCAGACAACGCAGTAATGGCAGGTGGTGTTCAACTTAAAAACATTTGGTTTATGACTGACTTACGTATTCAAGTGCTGCCTCAGGGAACTCCAACTCACTACAGAGACCTAGGCCTCCTGGCCAAGTTGCTCTGATAGTGCCAAACCCCattctgtccctgcctccctgtgcACTGCCAGGAGATTTGCTTTAACACTGGTGCTTCTGTTCCTACtccccagggccccccccccAAGGTTCAGTATAACTGGGTCATATTTAGCTACATGATACATTTCTGCTTTAGCCTCAAGAACCTGTCCCCTATGAGCATCTCCCCatgggaaaataaaacttttatactAACATTGCTTTTTCTCACCCATGTAACTTGTTCTGGAATCAGACCTGCTACTTGTGTATGTAACATACCCAATTGCTTTAGTGATCATATCTAAAACATACCAGTCAAAGCTAACCCAAGGCACATCCTGCTCCCTTGCTCCCAAGACTCTTTGCCTCAGAACTCAGTGGGGTTTGGATAAGTTTAACTCC contains:
- the PEX2 gene encoding peroxisome biogenesis factor 2, producing MASREENTKRTDRVLRISQLDALELNKALEQLVWAQFTQCFHGFKPGLLAHFEPEVKALLWLFLWRFTIYSKNATVGQSVLNIQYKNDFSPKLRYQPPSKNQKLWYAVCTIGGTWLEERCYDLFRNRHLASFGKARQCVNIMVGLLKLGGLINFLIFLQRGKFATLTERLLGIRSVFCKPQNVREVGFEYMNRELLWHGFAEFLIFLLPLINIQKLKAKLSSWCIPLTGAPTSDNTLATSGKQCSLCGEWPTMPHTIGCEHIFCYYCVKSSFLFDMYFTCPKCGTEVQSLQPLKSGIEMSEVNAL